Proteins encoded together in one Temnothorax longispinosus isolate EJ_2023e chromosome 5, Tlon_JGU_v1, whole genome shotgun sequence window:
- the LOC139813165 gene encoding trypsin-1 — protein sequence MLIRSLLAIVLVFQACLAVPFGLKPRITDGEDATPGEFPYQVSVRWGLPPLIPFSHSCGGSIINENFVLTAGHCVLKLGKLKVFAGKHYLTEVESTQQEVDVAKAYVHENYPGGVAPYDIAVLKLKTPLVLNERVSAVNLPKENEVRTGNAVLSGWGSISKRLLPKLPKVLQKVTVPLLDSESCQAKFPPNDTPKVTDTMICTDAIGEISACSGDSGGPLVQLENNTPTQVGIVSWGVYPCGVNRMPSVYTRVASYITWIKSKTSL from the exons ATGTTGATTCGGAGCCTTTTAGCTATTGTTTTGGTATTCCAGG cGTGTCTGGCCGTCCCATTCGGCCTGAAACCCAGGATTACCGATGGAGAGGATGCCACACCGGGTGAATTCCCTTATCAAGTCTCTGTTCGATGGGGTCTTCCACCCTTAATTCCTTTTAGTCATTCATGTGGTGGTTCCATTATAAACGAGAATTTCGTCTTAACTGCTGGACACTGTGTATTGAAACTTGGTAAGCTTAAAGTCTTCGCTGGCAAGCATTATCTTACGGAAGTCGAATCTACTCAACAAGAAGTTGACGTCGCCAAGGCCTACGTCCACGAAAACTATCCAGG AGGTGTTGCTCCATATGACATTGCTGTTCTGAAACTGAAAACTCCTCTCGTTCTCAACGAGAGAGTATCCGCTGTTAACTTACCGAAAGAAAATGAGGTACGAACTGGAAATGCTGTGCTTTCTGGATGGGGCTCCATCTCCAAGAGATTGCTTCCAAAACTCCCCAAGGTTCTCCAAAAAGTGACTGTTCCTTTATTGGACAGTGAATCTTGTCAGGCTAAATTCCCACCAAATGACACACCAAAAGTCACAGATACCATGATCTGCACTGATGCTATTGGGGAAATATCAGCATGTTCC GGTGACTCTGGCGGTCCATTGGTTCAATTAGAAAATAACACTCCCACTCAAGTCGGTATCGTTTCATGGGGAGTCTACCCGTGCGGTGTCAATCGCATGCCTTCGGTCTATACCCGTGTAGCTTCCTACATCACTTGGATTAAGTCGAAAACGtcgctttaa
- the LOC139813679 gene encoding venom serine carboxypeptidase, with product MNNVFVLILSALFLVLPHESTSGYLNVYPKLTQYEIADEEDVGVPLFLTPLIENGKIDEARAKAVVQHKEMGDVSSYSGYLTVNKQYNSNLFFWFFPAMHNPKTAPVILWLQGGPGATSMFGLFTENGPFIVTANKTLTMRKYSWNIAHNLIYIDNPVGTGYSFTDDDKGYVKNETQVGRDIHAALVQFFLLFPELQNNDFFVTGESYAGKYVPAVSHAIKDYNIKAETKINLKGLAIGNGLCDPENQLLYGDYLYQLGLIDENGKTQFQVYEKKGREFIKQKKYLEAFEIFDTLLNGDLNGTPSLFRNLTGFDYYFNYLFVKDGNDSDWMSEWIQRADVRRAIHVGNSTFHVETRIVEEHLKEDVMQSIVFFLTDLLQHYRVLIYNGQLDIIVAYPLTENYLKNLKWPGADKYAKAPRKIWMVGDKLAGYTKTVDNLTEVLVRNAGHMVPSDQPKWALDLITRFTHNKKF from the exons ATGAACAACGTTTTCGTGCTAATTTTGAGCGCGTTGTTCCTCGTATTACCGCACGAAAGTACAAGTGGATATTTGAATGTATATCCAAAATTGACGCAGTATGAAATCGCCGACGAGGAGGATGTTGGCGTGCCGCTTTTCTTGACGCCTTTGATAGAAAATGGAAAGATCGACGAGGCACGAGCGAAGGCCGTCGTCCAACACAAAGAGATGGGCGATGTTAGCAGTTATTCGGGCTATCTCACAGTTAATAAACAGTACAATTCTAATCTTTTCTTCTGGTTCTTCCCAGCCATG CACAATCCAAAGACCGCACCAGTAATATTATGGCTGCAAGGTGGCCCAGGAGCAACTTCTATGTTTGGCCTTTTTACGGAAAACGGTCCATTTATAGTGACTGCCAATAAAACTCTAACAATGCGAAAGTACTCATGGAATATAGCGCACAACTTGATATACATTGATAACCCAGTTGGCACTGGCTATAGTTTTACTGATGATGATAAGGGATACGTTAAAAACGAAACACAAGTAGGAAGAGACATTCATGCTGCCCTAGTGCAATTCTTTCTGTTATTCCcagaattacaaaataatgatTTCTTTGTCACTGGTGAATCATATGCTGGGAAATACGTGCCGGCAGTATCTCATGccattaaagattataatatcaaGGCGGAGAcaaaaattaacttaaaagGCCTAGCCATTGGTAACGGATTGTGTGATCCAGAGAACCAACTCCTGTATGGCGATTATTTGTACCAACTCGGGCTGATAGATGAAAATGGAAAAACTCAATTCCAAGTGTATGAGAAAAAGGGTCGCGAATTTATTAAACAGAAGAAATATCTCGAggcatttgaaatatttgatacaCTACTTAATGGCGATTTAAATGGCACGCCATCCCTATTTCGCAATCTAACTGGTTTCgactattatttcaattatttgtttGTGAAAGATGGCAATGACTCCGATTGGATGTCCGAATGGATCCAGAGAGCTGACGTCAGACGAGCTATACATGTGGGCAATAGTACTTTTCACGTTGAAACCCGTATCGTCGAGGAACATTTGAAAGAAGACGTCATGCAGTCCATAGTATTTTTCCTGACAGATCTTCTACAGCACTATAGAGTGCTCATCTACAACGGACAATTGGATATTATCGTGGCGTATCCACTCACggaaaattacttaaaaaatttgaagtgGCCCGGAGCAGACAAATATGCGAAAGCACCGAGAAAAATATGGATGGTTGGAGACAAACTAGCGGGTTACACAAAAACCGTCGATAATTTAACAGAGGTTCTTGTACGAAATGCAGGTCATATGGTTCCTTCGGATCAGCCAAAATGGGCATTAGACCTCATCACACGTTTTACGCATAATAAAAAgttctaa